A stretch of DNA from Leucobacter luti:
GAACTCGGCGGCTGTGCGCTACGCGGCGAGATAGTCGATTGCGCAGGATCGGAATTCGGCGCTGTCAAGGGCGCCGCGGTGATCTCCTGGCACGTGGGTCAGTGAGCCGTGCGGGAGCGCGGCGAGCAGCGCCTCGATGCCCTGCGTCATTGGGTCTGAGCTGCCGGCAACGAGCAGTGTCGGCACACGAGGTGCCTGTTGCTCTGGCGCAAACGGCTCGGATGCGAGGCCGGGGATCAGTCGCGCGAGCGACGCGGTGTCCCTGCCTGGTGCGGAGATCATGCCTGCCATCATGCCGGCGAGCGGGTGTGCGGGGGTGCCGCCGCGCAGTGCCTCGGCGAGCTCGGTGGCATCTACGGCGGCAAACGGCTCGAACGGGCTCGCACCGCCCAGTACGAGTCGATGCACGCGGTCGCTGTGCCGCGGGAGGTCCCATGCCAGTCTGGCGCCGAGCGAGTATCCCACGACGTCGATGGGTCCCGCGGGGGTGATGGTGTCAATCGCAGACGCAATTGCATCGAGCACCGCGCTCGTGGTGGCCTCGGCTGCGCTGGTGAGTGCCGGGCTCTCGCCGTGGCCCGGCAGATCGAGTGCGATGACTTCGCGCCCGGCCCGGTGCAGTGATTCGATCCAGCCGGTGGCGATGAAGTCTTCCGCCGCGGAGGAGGCGAAGCCGTGCAGGAGGATGACCGGAGGAGCTGTCGTGTCGGTGGGGAAGTGGTGTGTGGCGAGTGGCATGAGGAGGACCTTTCGGCAGTGAAATGGTGTGTTCTCGGGGCTGGATCGATCCCGAATTTATTTTCTATGCTAGTAGAAAATAAGCGTGGCACGGCTGGACATTATTTGTCTACGTCTGTAGAGTTTCGACAGGCCACACCCGGACACCGCCGTCCCGAGCCTCGCGGACGGCCCACACGCAAAGGATCAGTTCATGACCGCAACTCCCGACCGCATCGTCGATATCGCTATCGGATTCATGG
This window harbors:
- a CDS encoding alpha/beta fold hydrolase encodes the protein MPLATHHFPTDTTAPPVILLHGFASSAAEDFIATGWIESLHRAGREVIALDLPGHGESPALTSAAEATTSAVLDAIASAIDTITPAGPIDVVGYSLGARLAWDLPRHSDRVHRLVLGGASPFEPFAAVDATELAEALRGGTPAHPLAGMMAGMISAPGRDTASLARLIPGLASEPFAPEQQAPRVPTLLVAGSSDPMTQGIEALLAALPHGSLTHVPGDHRGALDSAEFRSCAIDYLAA